A window of Macrotis lagotis isolate mMagLag1 chromosome X, bilby.v1.9.chrom.fasta, whole genome shotgun sequence contains these coding sequences:
- the LOC141502178 gene encoding uncharacterized protein C3orf62-like isoform X1, with amino-acid sequence MTVAHQDYIALFTPVESLGQQDHWYRPDYKTDQQTTDKFGLWSFPKILMVHLKKLSYNRCCKDKLDTVVECPPREDVDRYLNDEANSPFNNSHQESAETIEYLLDMIDHTSMETIEELTEKIEIENELNWECSGSEGSLFKEEFLALFKDENMPKAMEAEASCLKPTLDDEKIIETILDLEEDYHLMTSFKHHIKK; translated from the exons atgacagtGGCTCACCAGGACTATATAGCACTCTTTACGCCTGTGGAATCCCTTGGACAGCAGGATCACTG gtATCGTCCTGACTATAAGACAGATCAACAGACTACAGATAAATTCGGCTTGTGGTCCTTCCCAAAAATATTGATGGTTCATCTCAAGAAATTGTCATATAACCGATGCTGTAAGGATAAGCTTGACACAGTGGTTGAATGTCCACCAAG GGAAGATGTGGATAGATATTTGAATGATGAAGCCAACAGTCCTTTCAACAATTCCCACCAAGAATCCGCAGAAACTATAGAGTATCTACTGGATATGATTG ACCATACAAGCATGGAAACTATTGAAGAACTGACTgaaaagatagaaattgaaaatGAGTTAAACTGGGAGTGCAGTGGCTCAGAAGGTTCTCTCTTCAAAGAGGAATTCCTGGCCCTCTTCAAGGATGAGAATATGCCCAAGGCCATGGAAGCAGAAGCAAGCTGCCTAAAGCCAACTTTGGATgatgagaaaataatagaaaccaTCTTGGATTTGGAAGAAGACTATCATTTGATGACCTCTTTTAAACATCACATTAA gaaatga
- the LOC141502178 gene encoding uncharacterized protein C3orf62-like isoform X2, with product MTVAHQDYIALFTPVESLGQQDHWYRPDYKTDQQTTDKFGLWSFPKILMVHLKKLSYNRCCKDKLDTVVECPPREDVDRYLNDEANSPFNNSHQESAETIEYLLDMIDHTSMETIEELTEKIEIENELNWECSGSEGSLFKEEFLALFKDENMPKAMEAEASCLKPTLDDEKIIETILDLEEDYHLMTSFKHHIK from the exons atgacagtGGCTCACCAGGACTATATAGCACTCTTTACGCCTGTGGAATCCCTTGGACAGCAGGATCACTG gtATCGTCCTGACTATAAGACAGATCAACAGACTACAGATAAATTCGGCTTGTGGTCCTTCCCAAAAATATTGATGGTTCATCTCAAGAAATTGTCATATAACCGATGCTGTAAGGATAAGCTTGACACAGTGGTTGAATGTCCACCAAG GGAAGATGTGGATAGATATTTGAATGATGAAGCCAACAGTCCTTTCAACAATTCCCACCAAGAATCCGCAGAAACTATAGAGTATCTACTGGATATGATTG ACCATACAAGCATGGAAACTATTGAAGAACTGACTgaaaagatagaaattgaaaatGAGTTAAACTGGGAGTGCAGTGGCTCAGAAGGTTCTCTCTTCAAAGAGGAATTCCTGGCCCTCTTCAAGGATGAGAATATGCCCAAGGCCATGGAAGCAGAAGCAAGCTGCCTAAAGCCAACTTTGGATgatgagaaaataatagaaaccaTCTTGGATTTGGAAGAAGACTATCATTTGATGACCTCTTTTAAACATCACATTAAGTAA